The Intestinibaculum porci DNA window TCAGGATATTGATGAAATCATTTATAAATGCGTCGATATCAAAAGAGATGTTGTCGAGAAAGATTTATTCGACTTTGGTGATCGCCTCTGTCTGAATTTCGGACATACAATTGGCCATGCCATTGAACAGTACTATAATTTCTCTAAATATTCTCATGGCGAAGCGGTCGCGATCGGGATGGTTGCCATTACAAAGATTTCGGAAGCAAACAAGCAGACGAAAGAGGGAACCACGGCAGAAATCGAAGAAGTATTAACTCATTATCATTTACCATTGGCCGCACATCTTGATCCGCATGTCTTATTAGAAGCGATCTCTCATGATAAGAAGAATTTCGATTCTCAGTTATCTTTTGTCTTATTAGACGAAATTGGCTCTTATAAGATTTATAAGGGTGATCGTGATTATATTTTACAGCTCAAGGAGGTTTAAATGCATTCTTTAACCATACATCCAGCACGCTTACAAGGCGTGATCAACGTTCCAACATCCAAGTCTTTAGCGCATCGGGCCATTATTTGTGCAGCCCTCGCTAAGGGAGAAAGTGTCATTACGAATATTTCTATGTCCAAAGACATTGAAGCGACGATTGGTGCGATGCGCGCCTTAGGAGCAACAATTATTACCCAGGGGACCACTCTGTATATTAATGGCAATGATACTTTTAAAGAAGATCATGTAACGATCAACTGTAACGAAAGCGGCTCAACCCTACGTTTTATGGTACCGGTCGCTTTAAGAAATAAACGTCAGGTTCATTTCACTGGCGGCGGAAAATTAGGTCAGCGTCCGTTAGATGTATTTTATGACATCTTTGACAAGCAAGGGATTGCCTATAAGCATAAAGAAGGGGTCTTAGATCTTTTTATTGAAGGACAGCTCACATCTGGCACATTTGCCGTGCCAGGTGATATCTCTTCCCAGTTTATTACAGGTTTGCTTTTTGTCTTACCGTTATTAGAAGGAGACTCCAAGATTGTCGTCACCTCGCCGCTGCAGTCAAAAGCTTATATTGATTTAACATTAGATATGTTGGAAAGATTTGGCATTGTCATTGATCATGAGGATCAGGTTTTCCATATTCGCGGAAGCCAGCAGTATAAAGCTCATGATTATGAAGTAGAAGGGGACTTCTCGCAGGCCGCGAACTTCTTAGTCGCTGGGGCGATTGGCAATGATGTCACGATTGGCAATCTCAATTTAGATTCCAAGCAGGGGGATCGCGCGGCAATTACTTTACTCGAAAAAATGGGAGCTCAGATGAAAGAGACCCCGGCAGGCATTAAAATGATGCCAAGTCCCTTACAGTGCATCTCTTTAGATGCTTCGCAGTGCCCGGATATTATTCCGGTTATTGCGGTCGCCTGCGCGTTAGCGCAAGGCACTAGTCAGATTATGAATGCCAAACGTTTACGTATTAAAGAATGCGATCGTTTAGCCGCGACTGTTGAAGTGCTTAAAGCCTGCGGCGTTGATGTCATCGAATTAGAAGATGCGATGATTATTCGCGGCACGGATCTGTTTAGAGGAGCTCGCTTACAGACATATAATGATCATCGCATGGCGATGATGGAAGCGATTATGGCTACGCGCAGCGTCGGCGATCTGATTTTAGATGATGCCTCATGCGTCGCTAAATCTTATCCAAATTTCTTTGAACATTATGCATTATTAGGAGGTTCATGTGATGAGTGCTAATTGGGGACACCATATTGAATTATCATTATTTGGCGAAAGTCATGGCAAAGCTTTAGGCATTGTCATTGGCAATCTGCCAGCAGGGATCCGTTTAGATATGGACGCGATTTTGAAAGATATGAAACGCCGGGCGCCAGGGCAGAACTTAATGTCCACCCAGCGTAAAGAAGCGGATGAAGTTGAGATTATGAGCGGGCTTTTAGATGGCGTCACTACCGGGGCACCATTATGCGGGATGATTTATAACACTTCCCAGCATTCTAAGGATTATTCTTATTTAAAAGCAAAGATGCGTCCTGGTCATAGTGATTATCCGGCTTATGTGAAATACAAAGGCTTTAACGATGTCCGCGGCGGCGGTCACTTCTCGGGCCGTTTAACAGCTCCGATTGTTTTTGCCGGGGCGATTGCCAAGCAAATTTTAGCGACGCGCGGGATTCATGTCGGCGCGCATATCTTAAGCATCAAAGATGTCAAAGATGAACGTTATCCTTTAGATATTACACCAGACTATTTAGCTGCCTTAGGGGAAAAACAGTATCCGGTCATTAATGATGAGGCCATGGAAAAAATGCGCGATGTGATCGAAGCAGCCCGTCAAGGACAAAACAGTGTCGGCGGGAAGATTGAATGTGCCATTACGGGGTTAAAACCGGGGTTAGGCAATCCCTTCTTTGATAGTGTAGAAGCGCATTTATCACAGTTATTATTCTCCATTCCAGCAGTGAAAGCCGTCAGCTTTGGGGATCTTGATGATATTACGCAGTTTACTGGTATTGAAGCTAATGATTCTTATTATTACGATGGTGATGTTGTCAAAACAAGAACAAACCATAATGGCGGAATTACTGGCGGCATTACTAATGGCATGCCAGTGGTTTTCAATGTCTCAGTGAAACCAACTTCATCTGTTTCTCTCAAACAGCAGACGATTAACGTGGAAACGAAACAGGATGATACCTTGGAAATTGTTGGTCGTCATGATCCATGTATTGTCCAGCGGGCGATTGTTGTGGTTGAAGCGATGGCGGCTATTGGCATCCTGGATATGATGGAGGATATCAAATGAAAGATTTAGAAACATGTCGGAAAGAGATTGATGAGATTGATGCCCAGCTCATCGATCTCTTTGAAAAGAGAATGGGCGTTGCCCGGGATGTGGTGAAATACAAAGCCGCGCATGGCATGAAGATTTTTCAAAGAGAAAGAGAAATTCAGGTCGTTAATAAAAACTTAGCCCGGGTGAAAAATAAAGTGCTGATTAACTATGTTCGTAACTTTATTTTAAACAATATGAACTTATCACGCGCTTATCAGGCGTCATTAATGCCCAATAGCCCATTAAAGATTGAACAGCCAAAACGTGAGAATATTAAGGTCGGTTATCAGGGCGTGCCGGGGTCCTTTTCATCGCAGGCGATGAAGTCTTATTTTGGAAAAGATGTGGCATCGACAAACTATGAACGTTTTGAAGATGTCTTCATCGCTTTAAAAAATAAAGAGATTGATTATGGCGTAGTACCATTAGAAAACTCTTCAACTGGAGCGATTAATGATAACTATGACCTTATTAATAAATATGGCTTCTATATTGTTGGAGAACAGTCAATCTCAATTGCCCAAAACTTACTTGGCATCAAAGGGGCTAAGGTCGAAGACATTAAAGAAGTTTATTCGCATCCGCAAGGCTTATTGCAGACGTCGCAGTTCTTAGATGCGCATCACATTCGTAAACATCGTTATCTTAATACCGCTGCGGCGGCGAAGCTCGTCGCTGAAAATGGCGATAAAGCGATCGGGGCGATCGCTTCAACGGAAGCGGCGGAGCTCTATGACTTAGATGTTTTAGCACCTTCGATTGAAAATGATAAATCGAATCATACCCGTTTTATTGTCTTTGCAAGACACTTGGAAGCCCCTATTGATGCGACGCGGATTTCGATGGTCTTTACTTTACGCCATGAAGTCGGTTCTTTATATGAAGTGATGCGTATTATCAAAGACCACTTTATTAATATGGCCCGCGTGGAATCAAGACCACTGCCTGGCAATCCATGGGAATATTATTTCTATGTCGATATCGATGGTAACTTAGGCGACTATAATGTCTTAGCGGCTTTACAGGAATTAAAGGCTACCACTGATTCATTTAGATTACTTGGAAACTATGAGAGGAAAGAAGCATGAGTAATATTGTCTTAA harbors:
- a CDS encoding bifunctional chorismate mutase/prephenate dehydratase, translated to MKDLETCRKEIDEIDAQLIDLFEKRMGVARDVVKYKAAHGMKIFQREREIQVVNKNLARVKNKVLINYVRNFILNNMNLSRAYQASLMPNSPLKIEQPKRENIKVGYQGVPGSFSSQAMKSYFGKDVASTNYERFEDVFIALKNKEIDYGVVPLENSSTGAINDNYDLINKYGFYIVGEQSISIAQNLLGIKGAKVEDIKEVYSHPQGLLQTSQFLDAHHIRKHRYLNTAAAAKLVAENGDKAIGAIASTEAAELYDLDVLAPSIENDKSNHTRFIVFARHLEAPIDATRISMVFTLRHEVGSLYEVMRIIKDHFINMARVESRPLPGNPWEYYFYVDIDGNLGDYNVLAALQELKATTDSFRLLGNYERKEA
- the aroC gene encoding chorismate synthase yields the protein MSANWGHHIELSLFGESHGKALGIVIGNLPAGIRLDMDAILKDMKRRAPGQNLMSTQRKEADEVEIMSGLLDGVTTGAPLCGMIYNTSQHSKDYSYLKAKMRPGHSDYPAYVKYKGFNDVRGGGHFSGRLTAPIVFAGAIAKQILATRGIHVGAHILSIKDVKDERYPLDITPDYLAALGEKQYPVINDEAMEKMRDVIEAARQGQNSVGGKIECAITGLKPGLGNPFFDSVEAHLSQLLFSIPAVKAVSFGDLDDITQFTGIEANDSYYYDGDVVKTRTNHNGGITGGITNGMPVVFNVSVKPTSSVSLKQQTINVETKQDDTLEIVGRHDPCIVQRAIVVVEAMAAIGILDMMEDIK
- the aroA gene encoding 3-phosphoshikimate 1-carboxyvinyltransferase, whose amino-acid sequence is MHSLTIHPARLQGVINVPTSKSLAHRAIICAALAKGESVITNISMSKDIEATIGAMRALGATIITQGTTLYINGNDTFKEDHVTINCNESGSTLRFMVPVALRNKRQVHFTGGGKLGQRPLDVFYDIFDKQGIAYKHKEGVLDLFIEGQLTSGTFAVPGDISSQFITGLLFVLPLLEGDSKIVVTSPLQSKAYIDLTLDMLERFGIVIDHEDQVFHIRGSQQYKAHDYEVEGDFSQAANFLVAGAIGNDVTIGNLNLDSKQGDRAAITLLEKMGAQMKETPAGIKMMPSPLQCISLDASQCPDIIPVIAVACALAQGTSQIMNAKRLRIKECDRLAATVEVLKACGVDVIELEDAMIIRGTDLFRGARLQTYNDHRMAMMEAIMATRSVGDLILDDASCVAKSYPNFFEHYALLGGSCDEC